The window TCTTTAAAAGGTTTACTTCAAAATATGTTGTTTTATCAAAGCAAGCAGAAAATTACGCATTAACACGTGTGAGCGTGGCTGAGCGAGATCTATTTAGAATATGCAATGGCGTTGATACTACTAAGTTTACATCAGACTTAAGTGTTGATTCCAATAAGATTACGGTAGGGACGGTTTCTCGTCTGGAACCCATCAAAGGTGTTATAGACATAATTGAAGTTGCAAAGGAGCTAAGATCCAGAGGGCTCACCGAAGATGAAATACACTTTGTGGTTGTTGGCGATGGATCGCAACGGAATTTGATGCAAGAAACCATTTCCAAGCACAACTTAAATGGCTGGATAACTTTGGTCGGTGAGTGTCCCAGCCCCCTTCAATGGTATCAAAATTTTGACCTGTATTTATTAACATCATATGCAGAAGGTATATCCAATACAATTTTAGAAGCAATGTCTTGTGGTCTTCCAATAGTGGCCACTAATGTTGGGGGGAATCCAGAATTAGTACAGCAATCCTGTAATGGTTATCTTGTCAATCGCGGTGATATTGAAGGGATATCAGATAACATTATGCGCTATTTAACTGACAGTAAATTGCGAAATTCTCATTCTCGCAGTAGCAGAGAAAGGGCAGTAACGAAGTTTTCTATTCAAGCTATGGTCGAAAAATATACACAACTCTATAGGGAAGGAGAGTCCAGCCAATGTGTGGGATCGCAGGAGTAGTTCAGGCCCAAAAGCCTACGCAAGAGCGGCTGCAAAGGGTAGCGAAAATGACTGATAGTTTGCATCGTCGGGGCCCTGATGGTTCAGGTATATTCCATAACGACAAGATTGTTTTCGGCCACCGCCGTCTGTCTATTCTTGATCTCGATAATGGTGCTCAGCCATTGGTAAATACTAATGAAAATTTGATACTCACTTATAATGGTGAAATCTACAATTATCGTGAAATTCGCAGTGAATTAGTAATGCTTGGTCATGATTTTAATAGTAATTGTGATACGGAAGTGTTACTACATGCCTGGGAGGAGTGGGGCCAGTCTTGTGTAGACAGATTTCGTGGCATGTTCGCATTTGCCATTTGGGATCACGGCAGAAACCTTTGTTTTATAGTCAGAGACAGGTTAGGAATAAAACCACTCTACTATGCTAAAGGTGACAGTGACGAGTTTCTGTTTGGCTCTGAATTAAAGGCACTGCTAAGCTACGGACTCGATACGAAAGAGCTGGATCTAACCGCCGTCGATGACTATTTCGCACTTGGCTATGTGCCTGAGCCAAAATGTATTTACAAAGGGGTTTATAAATTGCGAGCCGGTCATATGCTGTGTTATGACCTGTCGAAAAACACCATTAAAGAGACCGCTTATTGGAATTTACGACAATCAACGACCACTAATACGTCTCGTGATTTACCTTCTGAACTAAACCGGCTTCTATCTGAGTCGGTAAACCTTCGAATGGTTTCCGACGTACCTATCGGTGCCTTTTTATCGGGAGGCGTAGATTCAAGTAGTGTTGCAACGTTGATGTCCAGGTTGTCGGACGATGCGATTAATACCTGTTCCATTGGTTTTTCTGAAGCTGAATTCGATGAAAGCGAATACGCATCATCTGTCGCTAAAAAAATTGGATCAAAACACAATACGAAAAAGGTTACGCTCTTTGATACAGATCTTATTGATCAATTGGCTGATACCTATGATGAACCCTTTGCTGATAGTTCTGCGCTACCAACATATCGGTTGTGCGCGCTGGCAAAAGATCAGGTAACGGTCGCCTTATCAGGTGATGGCGGTGACGAGCTTCTTGGTGGTTATACGCGTTATCGCTGGCATTTAAATGAAGAACGATTTCGCCGTTTATTGCCCGACAGTATTCGGTGCCCACTGTTTTCATTAGCGGCTAAGATATACCCTCGCATGAGCTTTGCACCACGTTGGTTAAGGTTGAAGTCTACCTTGGCCGCTCTGGGACGTGATTCGGTAAGTGCATATTTTAATAATATTGCAGTGATACCTGATGATCGTCGCTATCCTTTATACAGTGATACTATGGTTGCAAAAGTATCTGGCTATAATCCGGTTAAATTGTTCAGAGATTACGCGAGGGAAGCAGACAGTAAAGATGCTCTGTGGACAGTGCAATATATCGATATAAAAACTTACCTGCCAGGGGATATCCTGACAAAAGTCGATCGTGCAAGCATGGCTCACGGGTTAGAGGTTAGGGTTCCTATTCTTGATCATAAAGTTGTTGAGTGGGGAGCGACGTTAGCTGAAGATCAAAGGATTAATCAGGGTGAAGGTAAATATGTGTTAAAAAAATCGATGGAGCATTGTGTTGATGAAGATATTCTATACAGGAGGAAAATGGGGTTTGGGGTCCCTCTGTCGCAGTGGTTTCGAAATCAGCTGAAAAGTCAGGTTGAATCATTGATTGATAACAAGTATTTGCTCAAATCCGGTCTGTTCGATATGCAAGAGGTTTGCAAACTTGTTAATAACCACCTTAGCGGATTACATGATAATGGAACTGCACTCTGGTCGATGCTTATGTTTGAAGCCTTCCTTAGACGTGTCCATTATGAGGGAGAGACTCTGTGAAAGTATTACATGTCTTTGATCATTCGATCCCTCTTCACAGTGGTTATACTTTCAGAAGTCGGTCAATTATCAATTGCCAGCGATTACAGGGTATTACCACCTGCCATATAACCGGATCAAAACAGGGCATTCATGCTGACGTCGCTAACTCAAACCCCGAAATCATTGAGGGATTGCCGTTCTATAGATGTCCTGCCCCCCCAAGCTGGATTGCCAAAAACAGGATCCTCCAGCAGCTGTATGTTGTCTATTGGCTAATTATTGGTGTTTATCGAGCAGTAAGCAAAGAGCAGCCGGATCTGATTCATGCTCATTCACCAGCATTAAACGGGTTTTGCGCATTACTTGTGGGGAAGCTTCGTCGAATACCGGTTGTGTATGAGATTCGTGCGTTCTGGGAGGATGCTGCCGTCGATAATGGTAGTACCGTTGAAGGTGGTTTTCGCTATAGGCTGAGTCAGTGGTTTGAAGAATGGGTCGTTAAACGTGCAGATGGGGTTATCACAATCTGTAATGGGTTAATGAATGATCTTGAACAACGGGTTAGATTACCTGACTACAGGGCCATTGTGCCTAATGCGGTTGATGTGGAGAAGTACCCGGATCAATCCGAGAATTTGCGTCGGCGTTGGCAATCCCCAGAGTATGTGCCAACGGTAGGATTTATCGGTTCTTTCTATCGCTATGAGGGGTTGGATATTCTTCTTGAGGCGATTGATCGTCTCAAGAAGAGAAACGTATCTGTCAAGCTTCTATTAATTGGCGGAGGACCAGAAGAAAGCTATTTAAAAACTTTGGTACAAAGGTACGGGCTTGAGCGAGTCGTTGAAATGCCGGGAAGGGTTCCCCATAACGAAGTCGATCAGTCGTACGAGCGAATAGATATCCTGGCCTATCCCAGGCGTTCAATGCGATTAACTGAAACCGTGACTCCCCTAAAACCACTAGAAGCTATGTCAATGGGGCGTCCATTAATTCTGTCAGATGTTGGAGGGCATAAAGAGTTGGTTAGTCCTGAGTCTGGTGCCGAAATGTTCCCTAGTGAAAACGTTGAAGCGTTGGCTGAAAGTATAGAGAGGCTAATCCGCCGACTTCAAAGAGATAATGCTATGGACTGGTTAACCTCAGCGCGAAGACTAGTCGCACAGGAGAAAAGTTGGAAGGCTTCTGTTGATAACTGTTTGCCTCTGTATCATAAGCTGGTTGGCCAAGGATGAGTGCCACAGATCCTTATCAAGTTATCGTGTTTAGCACGCTTTTTCCGAGTGAAGATAAGCCTTTGCAAGGTTGCTTTATTTATCAGAGAATTCACAGAATTAATAACGGTAAGGGTGTGGTGGTGGTTTCACCGCAGCCCTGGTTTCCCTTTCAGGACATAATCGGTAAGTTCATAGGCCATAACCGTAGCCTAAGGCCTGTCGAGGATAAGTTTGAGGCTTTGAGGGTATGCCGGCCGCGATTTTTTTCCATACCTATCATAGGGAAATGGCTAGATCCGTTGTTTATTTGGCTATCGGTAAAAAGCCATATACAAAAATTATTGCTTCATAATAATCATTCTATTATCGACGCACACTTTGCCTTTCCCGATGGTGTTGCCGCTTATTTGCTAACACGAAATCTTGGTCTGCCGCTGGTTGTGACTCTAAGGGGCACTGAGATTAAGCACTGCAAGCATCCAGTGAAGCGCTATATGATCTCTAAAGCTCTTACCTCGGCCAATGTGGTTATTGGTGTTTCCCAGTCACTACTTGAGGCGATGCGTAATCTTGGTATTGAACCAAACTGTTCTGAGCGAGTTGGCAATGGGGTTGATTCCCGGATTTTTTACCCTGATAAATCCGTTCCTTTTAGAAAAAATAATGGGTTTTCTGATAACGACCGACTGTTGATAACAGTAGGAGGATTAGTCCCGAGGAAAGGTCAGCATCTTGTAATACAAATGTTACCTGTATTATTAAAGGATTATCCAACACTTCATTACATACTCGTTGGAGGTGGATCCGGTGAGGGTGATTATGCCAGCAAGCTTAAGGCCATGGCAGAAGAATTTGGTGTTGTAGACCGCGTACATTTCATGGGAGTGTATTCGCCGGAGGAATTAAGGCCGTGTCTTAGTGCCGCGGATCTGTTTGTACTTGCTACTAGCAATGAAGGTTGGGCCAATGTAATTCTTGAATCTATGGCCTGCGGAACACCCGTAGTAGCTACGGATGTAGGTGGTAATGCCGAGGTAATCAGTAATTCATCTTTAGGAACGATTGTTGATTATTCTTATGAAGGCATAGAGCAGGGCATTAAGGATGGCCTGGATAGGAAGTGGAATCGAATTGAAATTGAGAATTACGCTAAAGATAACTCCTGGAACAAACGTATTGGTAGACTAGAAAACATCTATTCAGAGTTATCAAAAAATGCTGTGAGAGGCGCAACAGGTGCGTGATATCTTCGTCACTTCCGTCGTTGCTGTCTGTTTACCTTTTATACTCCGACAACCCTATATCGGAATATTGGTATGGAGTTGGCTGGGTTATATGAATCCTCACAAGCTGGCCTGGGGGTTTGCTACCACGCTACCCTTTGCCCAGATGGTTGCGATAGCAACGTTAATAGGCTTGTTGATCAATAAAGAACCCAGAAAATTCCCAAAGAATGGCTTGGTTACGGTTTTGTTTCTTTACAGTTTTTGGGTATTGGTAACCACCATTGATGCACAGTACAGTAAATTCGCCTGGTTACAACTGGAAAAGGTCTACAAAATATTGTTTATGACTTTTTTGACATTGTATCTGATTAATTCCAGAAAAAGAGTTGAATTGCTCGTGGCAGTAATGGCCTTGTCGATTGGCTTCTATGGAATAAAGGGAGGGATATTCACGGTATTAACAGGGGGAGGGTTCAGAATAATGGGGCCTCCCAATACGTTTATCGGTGGCAATAATGAAATTGGCCTGGCCTTGATAATGATTGTCCCGCTATTTAGGTATTTTCAATTAACCTCTACACGCTCTTCGATACGCCTGGGTTCCGGTATAGCCATGATTCTCTGCACAATATCAATATTTGGTACTCAGTCCAGAGGGGCGCTTTTGGGTTTGGTGGCAATGGCATTGATGTTAATCATGATGAGCAGGAAGCGCTTTGTTTTGTTGTTGGGTTTTGCTGTTATGATGCCTTTGATCCTGATGTTTATGCCTGATAGTTGGCATGATCGAATGGAGAGTATTGCCCATTATGAGCAGGACGCCTCTGCTCAGGGTCGACTAACTGCATGGCGTTATGCTTATCAAATAGCAGTAGATAACCCTTTGACCGGTGGTGGCTTCGAGATTTTTACTGGCCGTACAGATGCACACAGCATCTATTTTGAAATACTAGGTGAACATGGATTTATTGGGCTGGCTTTATTTTTAACCTTGCTTGTTGGAGCCTGGATATCAGCAGGCTCTATTGCTAGGGATAGATCGGTAAAGTGGCGTTCCGACTTGATGTCGATGGTCCGTGTGAGCCTTGTCGGTTATGCCGTATCCGGTGCATTTCTCGGTCTTGCCTATTTTGATCTTTTTTATCACTTGATTGCTATTGTTATAGTAACGAAAGCAATATCCTGTGAAACAATAACGACAGAAGCTGACAATGGATCCGGGAAGAGTGTTGTGCAGAAGGAAGGGTTAACTATTAGTAATGGGAAGCGGTTCCAGAATGGCCAATAAAATCATCGAGAAATCAAAAAATCATTTACAGAGTGTAATCAAGGGTTGTTATCGAGCTGTTCGGCCAGCATCTTCAGAGAAGTCTATTTTGGTCGCTGGTGTTCAAAGGTCTGGCACCAATATGGTGATGGATATTCTTGATAATTGTATATCGACAGACGTATATCACGAAATTGATAGCCGTGCATTCGATAACTACCAAATGAAATCACTTCCAGAAATACTTGAATTAAAAAATAACAGTAGCTCGTATTATTTTGTAATCAAGACGCTTTGCGAGCTTCAAAGGATTGAAAGTATTATCACGGCTCTTGATGATGTTAGGGTGGTTTGGGTATACCGACATTATCACGATGTCGTAAATTCGATGCTGGTTTCGTTTAATAACCAGGCAAGTCAGGTTAACAGGATTGTTAAGTATCGAAATTCAGACGGTTGGTTGTCCGAATTTATGACAGATCAAACCTACGAGGTGTTGTGCAAGCATGCGAAGAACAGGGATTTAAATGATGCTTCTGCAGCAGCTTTACAATGGTACTTTAGAAATGTAATTTTCTTTGAAAAGCATCTCTATAAAGATGATAGGGTTTACTTATTAAAGTATGAAAATCTTGTAAGAAATCCTGAAAATGAGATAAAGCGGTTGTATCGATTTACTGGTATCGAAGAAGAATTTGCCTTTAAGAAGAAAATATATTCCTCCTCTATTAGAAAATCAAAACCAGTAGAGCTTGATGAAGATATAGAGCGATTGTGTTCTGGGCTTTATGAGCAGCTTGAATTTTATGCAGACCCAAAAAAATGATCGTTTAATAAATCTTTAAGTAATTGAGTTTCGTTTTTATTGGTCTTGGAGCAATCATTTTTCATCTCGGGGTCTTCTAGAAGATTGTAAAGTTTCCATTCGGTTCTGTTGATCATGGGTTTTCTGATCAATATCCAATTGTTAAAGATAACGCCGCGGTCCTTGGCGGATTCGATTTCCTCAAGGGCGTTATCAGGGATGATTATTTGACCTGACTTCTGGTCGGATACATCGAGAATTTTATCAATATCCGAGTAATACAAATGGTTCTCATCTATGCCAGGTGGGCGCGTTAGCCACACACCGGTTTCAAGGTAGACGGGCTTACCTTTATCAATGGAGGGAAGGTCTGGTTTAGCAGGGTTAGATGGTGCAAATTGAGTGCTATTCAAGCCTAAAGTATTTATCAATATTGGTAGGATATCTTTGTTGCTAAAAAAACAGTCATTAATGGTTCCTATAGTCTTGGGTGTTTTTATCAGACAGGGTATACGGTGACTGTATAGTCCATCAAGATTGTTACCTTGACCCCAGGAGTTTTTTTCAAAGAAGTCAATGCCGTGATCGGAATAAAAGACAATTGCGCAATCCTCGTATAGTTCACAATTTTTCAGGTGCTGAATAATGTCACCGACCCTTTTATCAAAATTGTTAATGCAACCTTGATAAAGGGCTAAAATTTGATCGAGGTCAAATTCTTTTCTTGGGTCTTTCTGGCTTTTAATTATTTCCTCGGGTTCTGTGAGTTTGATCATACAAAACGGCGAGTTCGTGTTTTTGCTGTTGCTGTACTTCTGGTAATAGGGGGATTCTGAACCGAATGGAGGGTGTGCTGTAGAAATAAACAGATTCAACAGAAATGGGGATTCGGCTTGTCCGTATTCAGTAATCTTATTACAAAATCGATGTGTGGCTTGTTGATTTTGTGGGACGCCAGCAGCTGAGTGTATCTCGGGTAATAGGTTGAATCCCAGTTTTCCCGCTGTAAACAGGGAAAAAAACAGCCGATATTGTTTGGCCCCTTGCTTTAATAGATAGCGGATGTTCCATTGATCGGGAGGCGTGGTTTGTTCGTCAAACTTAAAGTCATATCGATCAAAGTCACTTCCTGCCCAGTCACTGTGAGTGCAGGTTCTATAGCCTTTGCTACTTAGCTCGCTAATGATAGACGTCATTTCAACGTCATTCGGGTTCGTAAAGTTATCAACCAACCTCGAGTTGGTAGGCCATTGCCCAGAAAACATAGCTGCCAAAGAAGGGGCAGTTCTGGGAATAGGAGTCGTCATATTCCTGAAGTGTATGGACTCTTTGGTCAGTTTATCCAGGTTTGGAGTCAGGGATTCGCCGTCGGGACCCTGTTTGCCAAGATAGTCAGCCCTGAATGTATCACAACCAATCATAACGATATTAGGTAGGGCGTTGTTTTTCTTAACAGGCTTAAAAGTTTTGGGGGGGGATGAGTAGCTAATTTTTAAATCGATAAAAATGACTAGGGCTGCCGCGGACAGTGTTGCGAGCACAAATGCATTCTCTGCTACCAGGAGATGGCCAATGCTGACTATCGCTATGGCTATATGGCTCCATTCCAGGATTTCTACTATCCCTGCGGGCAAGATGCTTTTTAATAAGAGCCAGTATTGGCTTTGAATATTGCTATTAATTGCAATAGTTGAAGGGTTAGTGTGTAAAATGCTACTTATTCGTACTTGAATAATGAAGATCAGGACGACCACAGTCATGATTGATAATTGCTGTGAGCTAAGGTCTTCTATAAAAAGTTTATCAATGCTAAGAGCGATACTTAAGCTATATGAAACCAGGCATATCATGATGAATGAGCATATTGCCCATTGTCTGATGATAGATGTGGCAACCAATGACTTGAATCGATCGATAACGTCCTGTGAAATTCCTGGACCCGTTCTTGAGTAAGATCTCAAGGCGACTATTAATATCAAGCTGGAAGACGCAACTCCTGCGAGTATTACAAATAATAGATGGTGAGAGAATTGATATAGATCGATCATCTACTGTTCTCAGTATTTCTAGAAAAGAACCGACTCAGGTA of the Aestuariirhabdus haliotis genome contains:
- a CDS encoding glycosyltransferase is translated as MNTEQPKLTVMHLIYRLSAGGLENGLVNLINNTQGEGFRHIVVVLSTSTDFQKRLPDDVPVVLLNKSIGNDISLYPRIMKLIKRYSPDVFHTRNLSCIEYQTVAWLARVKRRIHSDHGWDVEDPDGTRFKPALIRRIFKRFTSKYVVLSKQAENYALTRVSVAERDLFRICNGVDTTKFTSDLSVDSNKITVGTVSRLEPIKGVIDIIEVAKELRSRGLTEDEIHFVVVGDGSQRNLMQETISKHNLNGWITLVGECPSPLQWYQNFDLYLLTSYAEGISNTILEAMSCGLPIVATNVGGNPELVQQSCNGYLVNRGDIEGISDNIMRYLTDSKLRNSHSRSSRERAVTKFSIQAMVEKYTQLYREGESSQCVGSQE
- a CDS encoding XrtA/PEP-CTERM system amidotransferase, with translation MCGIAGVVQAQKPTQERLQRVAKMTDSLHRRGPDGSGIFHNDKIVFGHRRLSILDLDNGAQPLVNTNENLILTYNGEIYNYREIRSELVMLGHDFNSNCDTEVLLHAWEEWGQSCVDRFRGMFAFAIWDHGRNLCFIVRDRLGIKPLYYAKGDSDEFLFGSELKALLSYGLDTKELDLTAVDDYFALGYVPEPKCIYKGVYKLRAGHMLCYDLSKNTIKETAYWNLRQSTTTNTSRDLPSELNRLLSESVNLRMVSDVPIGAFLSGGVDSSSVATLMSRLSDDAINTCSIGFSEAEFDESEYASSVAKKIGSKHNTKKVTLFDTDLIDQLADTYDEPFADSSALPTYRLCALAKDQVTVALSGDGGDELLGGYTRYRWHLNEERFRRLLPDSIRCPLFSLAAKIYPRMSFAPRWLRLKSTLAALGRDSVSAYFNNIAVIPDDRRYPLYSDTMVAKVSGYNPVKLFRDYAREADSKDALWTVQYIDIKTYLPGDILTKVDRASMAHGLEVRVPILDHKVVEWGATLAEDQRINQGEGKYVLKKSMEHCVDEDILYRRKMGFGVPLSQWFRNQLKSQVESLIDNKYLLKSGLFDMQEVCKLVNNHLSGLHDNGTALWSMLMFEAFLRRVHYEGETL
- a CDS encoding TIGR04063 family PEP-CTERM/XrtA system glycosyltransferase, which produces MKVLHVFDHSIPLHSGYTFRSRSIINCQRLQGITTCHITGSKQGIHADVANSNPEIIEGLPFYRCPAPPSWIAKNRILQQLYVVYWLIIGVYRAVSKEQPDLIHAHSPALNGFCALLVGKLRRIPVVYEIRAFWEDAAVDNGSTVEGGFRYRLSQWFEEWVVKRADGVITICNGLMNDLEQRVRLPDYRAIVPNAVDVEKYPDQSENLRRRWQSPEYVPTVGFIGSFYRYEGLDILLEAIDRLKKRNVSVKLLLIGGGPEESYLKTLVQRYGLERVVEMPGRVPHNEVDQSYERIDILAYPRRSMRLTETVTPLKPLEAMSMGRPLILSDVGGHKELVSPESGAEMFPSENVEALAESIERLIRRLQRDNAMDWLTSARRLVAQEKSWKASVDNCLPLYHKLVGQG
- a CDS encoding glycosyltransferase, which encodes MSATDPYQVIVFSTLFPSEDKPLQGCFIYQRIHRINNGKGVVVVSPQPWFPFQDIIGKFIGHNRSLRPVEDKFEALRVCRPRFFSIPIIGKWLDPLFIWLSVKSHIQKLLLHNNHSIIDAHFAFPDGVAAYLLTRNLGLPLVVTLRGTEIKHCKHPVKRYMISKALTSANVVIGVSQSLLEAMRNLGIEPNCSERVGNGVDSRIFYPDKSVPFRKNNGFSDNDRLLITVGGLVPRKGQHLVIQMLPVLLKDYPTLHYILVGGGSGEGDYASKLKAMAEEFGVVDRVHFMGVYSPEELRPCLSAADLFVLATSNEGWANVILESMACGTPVVATDVGGNAEVISNSSLGTIVDYSYEGIEQGIKDGLDRKWNRIEIENYAKDNSWNKRIGRLENIYSELSKNAVRGATGA
- a CDS encoding putative O-glycosylation ligase, exosortase A system-associated; the protein is MRDIFVTSVVAVCLPFILRQPYIGILVWSWLGYMNPHKLAWGFATTLPFAQMVAIATLIGLLINKEPRKFPKNGLVTVLFLYSFWVLVTTIDAQYSKFAWLQLEKVYKILFMTFLTLYLINSRKRVELLVAVMALSIGFYGIKGGIFTVLTGGGFRIMGPPNTFIGGNNEIGLALIMIVPLFRYFQLTSTRSSIRLGSGIAMILCTISIFGTQSRGALLGLVAMALMLIMMSRKRFVLLLGFAVMMPLILMFMPDSWHDRMESIAHYEQDASAQGRLTAWRYAYQIAVDNPLTGGGFEIFTGRTDAHSIYFEILGEHGFIGLALFLTLLVGAWISAGSIARDRSVKWRSDLMSMVRVSLVGYAVSGAFLGLAYFDLFYHLIAIVIVTKAISCETITTEADNGSGKSVVQKEGLTISNGKRFQNGQ
- a CDS encoding sulfotransferase family protein, which encodes MANKIIEKSKNHLQSVIKGCYRAVRPASSEKSILVAGVQRSGTNMVMDILDNCISTDVYHEIDSRAFDNYQMKSLPEILELKNNSSSYYFVIKTLCELQRIESIITALDDVRVVWVYRHYHDVVNSMLVSFNNQASQVNRIVKYRNSDGWLSEFMTDQTYEVLCKHAKNRDLNDASAAALQWYFRNVIFFEKHLYKDDRVYLLKYENLVRNPENEIKRLYRFTGIEEEFAFKKKIYSSSIRKSKPVELDEDIERLCSGLYEQLEFYADPKK
- a CDS encoding sulfatase family protein; translated protein: MTVVVLIFIIQVRISSILHTNPSTIAINSNIQSQYWLLLKSILPAGIVEILEWSHIAIAIVSIGHLLVAENAFVLATLSAAALVIFIDLKISYSSPPKTFKPVKKNNALPNIVMIGCDTFRADYLGKQGPDGESLTPNLDKLTKESIHFRNMTTPIPRTAPSLAAMFSGQWPTNSRLVDNFTNPNDVEMTSIISELSSKGYRTCTHSDWAGSDFDRYDFKFDEQTTPPDQWNIRYLLKQGAKQYRLFFSLFTAGKLGFNLLPEIHSAAGVPQNQQATHRFCNKITEYGQAESPFLLNLFISTAHPPFGSESPYYQKYSNSKNTNSPFCMIKLTEPEEIIKSQKDPRKEFDLDQILALYQGCINNFDKRVGDIIQHLKNCELYEDCAIVFYSDHGIDFFEKNSWGQGNNLDGLYSHRIPCLIKTPKTIGTINDCFFSNKDILPILINTLGLNSTQFAPSNPAKPDLPSIDKGKPVYLETGVWLTRPPGIDENHLYYSDIDKILDVSDQKSGQIIIPDNALEEIESAKDRGVIFNNWILIRKPMINRTEWKLYNLLEDPEMKNDCSKTNKNETQLLKDLLNDHFFGSA